In a single window of the Elaeis guineensis isolate ETL-2024a chromosome 4, EG11, whole genome shotgun sequence genome:
- the LOC105032381 gene encoding LOW QUALITY PROTEIN: uncharacterized protein (The sequence of the model RefSeq protein was modified relative to this genomic sequence to represent the inferred CDS: inserted 2 bases in 1 codon; deleted 2 bases in 2 codons), protein MKIFSLLLLGSRECEGAAELKPEHHHDKKPVLKKVKDKVKKIKDTLKIKQHGHDDVHDRDDDHDTSEEEKEEGYEEDEEENVQDPEVHDVPMYDTPAAQEFVAGEDSKEPPLKANLGSINPTFQEDPAASKTETLGKSDQNRATQPPPTRGGEEIETSPVIQSFEAMTISDQPHVRKEKVVKESTPPTGTHDQFSPAAAPAAEEDRPQSTEGPKGPSYTEKLSATAAAAKSAAVSAAAAGFTEYWKNIASTVYEKVAEAGTAVKAKVQQKPRGTTGTVGGDATATQDKGKVVSAREYLVEKLRPGEEDKALSEVISEAFQKRNEEAVGAPKVTGSSARGGGVRVVEKIRGAVTPLVGVGGISRASPVSESTQTKGKXQQKETRQEPEGQKQEEQDLKKNPS, encoded by the exons atgaagattttttctctgctcttattggggtcgcgggagtgcgaaggggccgctgagtTGAAGCCGGAGCACCACCACGACAAGAAGCCAGTGTTGAAGAAGGTGAAGGACAAGGTGAAGAAGATTAAGGACACTTTAAAGATAAAGCAGCACGGCCATGATGACGTGCATGACCGCGACGACGATCATGACACCagtgaggaagaaaaagaagaaggttaCGAAGAGGATGAGGAAGAGAATGTACAGGACCCTGAGGTCCATGACGTTCCAA TGTATGACACTCCGGCGGCTCAAGAGTTTGTTGCTGGCGAAGACAGCAAAGAGCCACCACTGAAGGCCAATTTGGGAAGCATAAACCCAACATTTCAAGAGGACCCTGCTGCTTCAAAGACCGAAACACTCGGCAAGAGTGACCAGAACCGTGCTACCCAACCCCCACCAACCAGAG GTGGCGAAGAGATTGAGACGTCGCCGGTGATCCAGTCCTTCGAAGCTATGACCATCTCCGACCAGCCCCACGTTCGGAAAGAAAAAGTGGTCAAAGAATCCACTCCCCCGACCGGGACCCACGACCAGTTCTCCCCAGCGGCGGCGCCAGCCGCAGAAGAAGATAGGCCCCAAAGCACCGAAGGACCCAAGGGGCCTAGCTACACCGAGAAGCTCTCCGCCACCGCGGCCGCC GCGAAGTCCGCCGCCGTgtcggcggcggcggcggggtTTACCGAGTACTGGAAGAACATCGCGTCGACCGTCTACGAGAAGGTGGCGGAGGCCGGGACGGCCGTGAAGGCAAAGGTGCAGCAGAAGCCAAGGGGGACCACTGGAACGGTTGGCGGTGATGCGACGGCAACGCAGGATAAGGGTAAGGTGGTGTCGGCGAGAGAGTACCTGGTGGAGAAGCTGAGGCCGGGGGAGGAGGACAAGGCACTGAGCGAGGTGATATCGGAGGCGTTTCAA AAGAGGAACGAGGAGGCAGTGGGGGCACCGAAGGTGACAGGATCCAGCGCGAGGGGCGGGGGTGTGCGGGTAGTGGAGAAGATTCGCGGGGCGGTTACGCCTTTGGTGGGGGTTGGTGGGATTTCTCGTGCATCGCCGGTGAGCGAGAGTACGCAGACAAAAGGAAA TCAGCAGAAAGAAACTCGTCAGGAACCAGAAGGACAAAAGCAGGAAGAGCAGGACCTCAAAAAAAACCCTTCCTAG